One Streptococcus sp. S1 DNA window includes the following coding sequences:
- a CDS encoding cysteine desulfurase family protein, with translation MIYFDNAATTPLLPEVIDKMSETMKTTFGNPSSLHAHGRMASKLLRESREQIAQSLHTIPNRIFFTSGGSESNNTVIKGYCLKHQTDGKHIITTALEHHAVLEPIEYLVERFGFEVTIVQPRDGRIQSSDIKAALRPDTILVSTMFANNETGDLLPIKEIGELLKDHPAAFHVDAVQAIGKVPVYPEELGIDFLSASAHKFHGPKGVGFLYAAVKDFDNLLHGGDQESKMRASTENLISIVGMATALQQATLHQEENFNQVQKLGQELVNGLAAYDYYVNANDDHLPFVWNLGFPGVQNDVLLMRLDLAGISVSTGSACTAGTIQPSHVLEALYGKDSSRLKESLRISFSELNTIEEVQDFLTKLKEILS, from the coding sequence GTGATATATTTTGATAATGCCGCAACAACTCCCCTTCTACCTGAAGTCATTGATAAAATGTCTGAAACCATGAAGACCACTTTTGGAAATCCATCGAGCCTCCATGCTCATGGACGGATGGCTAGTAAACTTCTCCGAGAATCTCGCGAGCAAATTGCTCAGTCTCTCCATACTATTCCAAATCGTATTTTCTTCACTTCAGGTGGATCAGAAAGTAATAATACCGTTATAAAAGGCTACTGCTTGAAACACCAAACAGATGGCAAACACATCATTACTACCGCTTTGGAACACCATGCGGTTCTAGAACCCATCGAATATCTTGTAGAACGTTTCGGATTTGAAGTTACGATCGTCCAACCAAGAGATGGACGCATTCAGTCTAGTGATATCAAGGCTGCACTTAGACCGGATACTATTCTTGTCTCTACCATGTTTGCCAATAATGAGACAGGCGATCTGTTACCGATTAAAGAAATCGGAGAACTCTTAAAAGATCATCCAGCTGCCTTTCACGTTGATGCTGTCCAAGCAATTGGAAAGGTCCCTGTCTATCCCGAAGAGTTGGGAATTGATTTTCTCAGTGCTTCTGCCCACAAATTCCATGGCCCTAAGGGAGTCGGCTTCCTTTATGCGGCCGTCAAAGATTTTGATAATCTCTTACATGGTGGGGATCAGGAAAGTAAGATGAGAGCCAGCACGGAAAATCTCATTTCAATTGTCGGGATGGCAACCGCGCTTCAGCAAGCTACACTTCATCAAGAAGAAAATTTCAACCAGGTTCAAAAACTCGGCCAAGAACTAGTCAATGGTTTAGCAGCCTACGACTACTACGTAAATGCGAATGATGATCATCTTCCATTTGTTTGGAACCTTGGCTTTCCGGGTGTCCAAAATGATGTATTATTGATGCGACTCGATCTTGCTGGAATTTCTGTCTCTACAGGTTCTGCTTGTACCGCAGGTACCATTCAACCCAGCCATGTCCTTGAGGCGCTCTATGGAAAAGATAGCTCACGCCTAAAAGAATCCCTTCGAATTAGTTTTTCAGAACTCAATACCATAGAGGAGGTTCAAGACTTCCTCACAAAACTTAAAGAAATTTTATCATAG
- a CDS encoding DUF1831 domain-containing protein, which yields MTFETSITLKDCKYTYSLHPNIKKYTLRDNTFAVTKVGNYELNRLLEAVPNSGEGFLLKIIFNKDLTGFKINITDKSGLRLVNIFKNPENDIIQQKFYFLMDSLVEREIFNKTEV from the coding sequence ATGACTTTTGAAACTAGTATCACATTGAAAGACTGCAAATATACCTATAGTCTTCACCCAAATATTAAAAAATATACCTTACGTGACAATACATTTGCTGTTACAAAAGTTGGAAATTACGAGTTGAATCGTTTGCTCGAAGCTGTTCCAAATAGCGGTGAAGGTTTCCTGCTTAAAATTATCTTCAACAAAGACCTCACTGGTTTTAAAATCAATATTACAGATAAGTCAGGTCTTCGCCTGGTTAATATCTTTAAAAATCCAGAAAATGACATTATCCAACAAAAATTCTATTTCTTAATGGATAGTCTCGTTGAAAGAGAAATTTTCAACAAAACAGAGGTTTAA
- a CDS encoding DUF4649 family protein, translated as MVTLTYIDAYQVERTTTYPDLAACILAFSGCVTLPDSYSIVSIEYKGEKLPYTGRVDGLYAFLKKLEQAKN; from the coding sequence ATGGTAACCCTAACTTATATCGACGCGTACCAAGTAGAACGAACGACTACTTATCCCGACCTTGCAGCCTGCATCTTAGCTTTTTCAGGCTGTGTAACCTTACCTGACTCTTACTCAATCGTTTCCATTGAATACAAGGGTGAAAAGCTCCCCTATACGGGGCGTGTCGATGGACTCTATGCTTTTTTGAAAAAATTAGAACAAGCTAAAAACTAA